The Pleuronectes platessa chromosome 24, fPlePla1.1, whole genome shotgun sequence nucleotide sequence TTGGTGTCAGCATGACCTTCTTCAGTCTGGCCACCCTGTCGCTCCTCTTCATGATGGCATTAGAGCGATGCTTTGCCATTGGATACCCCTACCTGTACACCCGGCATGTCACCAACAAATGTGCCTATATCACCATCCCATCAGTGTTTACGTTATGTATGATATTCTGTCTCCTGCCTTTTGCCGGGTTTGGTAGTTATGTTCAATATTGCCCTGGCACGTGGTGCTTCATTGACATGAACCCAGAGCACAGTCAGGAACGCCTGTACGCCACCCTGTACGCCACTATCATGTTTTTGCTGGTGTTGGCCATTGTGGCGTGCAACGGTTTCGTGGTGTACCAGCTTTTCAAGATGTACCAACGCCGCAAGAGGAACGGCGGCTCGGTGATGGGAACCATAAGATCCAACAATGACCGCAGGGTGACGTCCATGGCCGAGGAGGTGGAGCACCTCATCCTGCTGGTGTTTAtgaccatcatcttcatcatatgCACGCTGCCCCTAGTGGTAAGATGACATGACGCACACATGATTTGTCCTTAATGCGTTACTGTAGTTTGGGCGAAATGACCTTCATAAAGCCCATAAATCCTTAAGTGCAACAGCAAAGAGCAGACGTTGTCGGGAGCTCAATGGGTCAATAggtcaaaaagaagaaatagatTTTCATGTTCCATGGTACTGGGAGTGAGAGCATTACTTCCCAGTAACCTCAAAGCTGCAAGCGCCACCCAAACAAACTTAGAATATATTTTTGCTTAATTACAACATAAAATAATccttaaaaataaacattgacTTTGTTTTTTGACCGAGTAGCATCATGtacagagagaaaagtgaaggAGCCATCAAGCCGCCACTGTGGACTTCTAATAGGAAATCAATAGCTTCCCCTGCTGTTAATGATGCTTTGCACTTTACTGCAGACAACAATAATGGGCAATTTGGTTTGTTGTTGCATCGCAGTTGTGGCTTGAAATGCAGAGAAACCATCATCTCTGCCAAACTGTGCTTCAAACtgaatttaatatttaagaAGGAGCTAAGCGGATGTTCTAAGAATCTAAACTGAGCTCCAGTGTGTGAGCAGAGCAGCAAGGACCTGAGTTTCCTTTGCAGAGGAGCTGTGTGCATAAACAGATACAGAAACCAGAGCTCGATCAATACTGTTTGGTTGGGTCGAGGAAACGGTGACTTCAAATAGGTTTTACACCAACATGAGTCAGCCAGTAACATTCAAATCTAGATAAGGCATTTCAACGAATTCATAAACGTCAACATGACTTATCTTGATAGGAAGTTGTCATAAAAGCCAGCTAGTGTTTCCCTCTGTCTGGAATGAAGGACACATTGTTTTACAGATTATGATGAGGAGTCATCTTTTGACCGACGTAGCAACAGTGACAAACACGTCTTTCTCAACACATCTGCTTTGTGGTCGCTCGACactacacattcaaacacactaaATAATAAGAGATTGAATAATTTATTAAGAGGATTAAATGTAACTCTCACAGGTGTCCAGCAATGTGATACCACAATCtgagacaccacacacacagacacacacacacacacacacaaggtcatattacattttttctgCCAGTATGAAACTGTTGGCTGATGATGTTTTCTCTGACagcattaaaaatgaaaaaggccAGACTGCTCGCCCAGACATTAATGGAGAGGTAGAGAAAGACAAACTACAGTAGCAGAATGTGGTTCAGACAAATAGTGTTACGACAAAAATTCGCTGCTTGACTCACAAGATACAATAATCGTTATGATGGtggcaaatatttatttttagttattgACTTTTGCAagtttatggttattttacatgGGAATGATACGACTATGATAAGACTGCACTAAACCTCATTAGgggtatttatttttcatgtagACAGATATCACGATGTATCGTTATATGATTGTCTCACTGTATTGTGACATTATCTTTCTCACGGGTCATGAACCACGTATCGTATCAAGTCGTGAGTTACCCCAAATAACAAGTAATGTAATCCTGGCgatggaggaaaaacaaacgtAAGGTATGTTGCAGAAAAGCATTCATCTGCGACACCCTGAATATTTGCTGAGCATCAAGGCCTCACATACACTTCACATGAACACTTTGATAACAACAGAGGAAAGTGAGTGGGAGTTCAGCCTTTAAACAACCCACACATGTGAAGGTCTGTCACTAATCACAGGATTGATcccatgtggttttatttaaattgtcactGGGGCTGCTATGACTCCTCTTTTATTACGAAGGTCTTTGACTTGTATTGTTCGTTGTTGATTTTGGTGTCACAGTGATGTAAGGTTTCCTAAACCAGTCATGTAACTAATTGCCGTTTTAAGGTGGTGAGAAAATGTGTAAAAGTGAGTGTTTAAAGAGCTGAGATTGAATGATGGAGATTTGGGACAGTTGTTAAAGTCTGAAAGGGAATGATTCCACCATTGTTTTGTGAGACTGCAAATTGACCTTTTACATCATTGCCTTCCCAGGAAGTTTTTAAAGAAATCAAACCTGAGCACGTTCTGAAGAAAAGCTTCATAGTGGAGGGCAGGAAACAGAGAATGAATAAATAGCAGTGAAAAGCTAGAAGACAAGAATGGGTGGAAGGTGGTAAAATTTCAGAGAAAAGAATATAAACAGTTGCAAGGTGGTGTCTTCCCGTCACATTTAACTGGATATTGTTCCTCTGTGATCCCACGAGAGGGGCAGCGCAACTTTCTAAACCTGTGATTGAGTCACAGCTTCCATGGATTGTCTTAATGCACTGGCTCCAAACCATGTGGTCAAAGCTTCTCCTTCCAGCCCGTCACAGCAGTAGCTGATATCACTGACATGTTTTAACCACAGAGAGGGAAATAATCTGTGAAGTCTGATGCTCTTGGCCCATATGCTACGAGTCAAAACAGCTGGAATCGAAGGCTGCTTCTATTTGTTCCATGTGTAGGAGAAGCAAGGTGGAGGTTGATCTGCATCTTCAATTCAATTTTTACTACGTTTACCTCAGAGCAGCAGGCTGGCATGCTCACATGCTGATGTTCCGACCCGTGAGCCCACAGGCCTTAActgcccctgacggctgtgtgGGCAGCGTGTGAATCATGTGTGGTAGAAAAAGTGCTGTGTGTAGAAGATGTAGATGGTTTAGTGTGGGATTTGTTATCAGGATGTAAACTAGGATGTGGCTGATGTTAAGAGTGGGATAAAACCCTGAGAGCCAATTTAACACGCcgcctctcttttctccctcccCTCCGCTCAGATCCGGGTGTACATCAACTCCATAAACCCTGGGACAGAGTCTCACTCCAAGGACCTGATTGCCCTGCGCTTCATCTCCGTCAACTCCATCATCGACCCCTGGgtgttcatcctcctctcccccagCGTGCTGCACTTTTTCTGGGCGAAGGCGTGCCGGGCCCCCATAGGAGCCTCCAGGGGCTCCATGTGTCAACCATCTATCAGTAAAACCAATACCACTAACATCGAACTGTCTCACAACACGCCGGACTACACCGCCCCTTTTCAATCTGTGGAAAATCGATGACCATAACACCACGTTATGGTTTGATATGTATATTTATTGGATGCGTGAACGAACAGTGTGAGTTCTGCTCTCATGCACCTCCACATCTATTCCTCGTAGtgggtgttttatttatttttggggtGTTTCCATGAGAAAATGGATCTTACTGTCTTACTGATAAGCACTTATTAGGCTCTGTCAGCTGGAGGCCAACTGCTTCTAGCATTTCAGTACATTGTATGCATGTGGAATGCACAGTGACTTCTCTAGAGCTTTAGGACTGCATCCATACTTCTATGTTTTAATATGCCACAGATAGGCCTGGGGTAGCATTGTGGATGGAGCTTAAGTATTAAGTATAAAGCTCAAGATTGTGTCTCCTTTGCTGCTTGTGTGATATATCAGTGAATCTGTTAAATGGGGAAAAAGGTTGCTGATGGGAAAGAATTATTTCTGGAATTGGGAAACTGCAAGTGGTATCTCTGCTTTATCTCTGCACTTCAGAACAAACCccacagggagggagaggtaACTGCTGCTTGGATACGTCTTCTCTGATTCAAATGCTGCTTTTTCAAACCACTCTTAGTTGCCATTAATATGTAATTGTATAGAGATGCATATATAATCAAGTAAATAGAAACAAAGCTGAATGTGTTACGGTCAGGTCACTTGGGATCACAATAATAGAAGATAGAATTTTGGGATGACACGGTGTAGATATCTGAGGCACGTCTTTCTCCTCTCAACACTTCAGTGATCATGGGGGTCATCGTCTTTAGAACATTATCTTTtcacttgacctttgaccttaaccTCTGCTCTGCTTTGGAAACCATAACCCTTCACATTCCTACCAGATCCCTGCTGGATGAAAGGGAAAGAACCACTTCTGGTACGATATGGTCACGACCTCCATCGGAGCGCTAAAGGttattcatcatttcattcatCTGTACATACACAGTACGTACCATATGATATAAGATGTCATTAGATGAGACTGCAGTTACCTTCGGACTTGAACATTCTACTTGTTGTATCGTTAAATGAGAGCAGATAAAATGCAAActttaacaaataaaagtttCATTTAATTAGCTAACACTCATTTATCGTTTTGAAGTGTTAGTCCTCCCGGTGTTGGACATATACTCAGTtggcagtttattaggtacaacCAGCTAAACCTAGTCTAATACAACAAAcatactgcaaaaaaaaatcctttcatTAGGGCTTAAATGTCAATGATACAAACAGGGTGGATGAAATAATCGTAGTACGTGTCAGTATTATGCAATGAATTGGACAAATTCACATAACTTTATATTTTGCACATTTATAGAACAGCCTAATGTTGTAGATAGACTTTTTTATCTTATGTTATTTATTCTAGATTCTGTTTGTTCATAGTAAACTTTGTCACGGAGGAGGATTTACTGCAGGACTGCACTATTATTACCTAATAAACTGAGCAGCTGAGTGTAAATCCTCTGTTACTCTGTGAAAAGTGCCATTGTTTACTTTCAACGTGTGCCAAAGATCAGATCTCAGTTAGTCGACACTTCAACGTGGGGGAAAAACCCTTTAGTGACTTAAAAGGTTTCTACTCCACGTGCGTCTTTCCATGGGACGGCTCATCTGGAACCAATGATTTTCCCTTTTCACAgctcacattaaaaaaacatcatgattACCGGCTCTGATTATATCCTCCTGCTGATTGTTCAACTAGCAATTTAAACAAGGCCAGAAACTGGAGGCCCACCAATAAAGCTCAATGTGTAAAACCTCCCGTACTATATCCGTCAGTATTAAAGCCTGTTAGTGGACGGTTACACTTGGTGGATTTAATTACACAACACTGTGCGGAAAGGGAACTGTTACTGCTTCTCCTCTGCAGAGAGAAATCCAAACTGTCTGGCAAGAAAATCCTCTGCCGCAGATTTTCACAGGATGTCAAGTCAGGAGTCTTTAATATAAAGCCACTCCTAATGGAGATGTCCTGTTACGCAAGATCCAGTTTGAATTGAGAGAGTTTTGTCCTCAAGTGTGAGAAAAATGAATTACAAGTTGTCAACAAGCCAGGGTTTTTAGAAGAAAGCAGAAAACGTAAAAAAGATCTATGAGTATCAGGTAAACTTTGTGGAtgaaagacgtgtgtgtgtaccagtgtCTTTTTGTGAATGTATTTTTTGCAAATATCCCACACATGTGTCTACAataggttttgtgtgtgtgtgtgtgtgtgtgtgtgtgtgtgtgtgtgtgtgtgtgtgtgtgtgtgtgtgtgtgtgtgtgtgtgtgtgtgtgtgtgtgtgtgtgtgtgtgtgtgtgtgtgtgtgtgtgtgtgtgtgtgtgtgtgtgtgtgtgttgattctgATCTCATATTCAAGATTTCTCACATggttgaaacaaaacaaacgagCAGGGAGGCTCCATTAGCAAAATTAAAACAAGTAGTTGAGTAAGTAATAAAGACTATTTTGTGGATTTAGTTTGATTCTATTTAACTTATTATGCATCGTCATAGtaaaagagaataaaactaaatcaaCGAGATTGCTTTTAAATCACAAATGTTTCCATTACAGACTTAGTCTtggtaatacaatacatacagtaataattataaaattaaatgtgtatttacattaaTAGGATTGTGCACAATGCTTCCTGCCTGgatgtcttgtttttattcaATACTGTCGATGAAACTGAATGCACTGAGCACCcccgtgtgaatgtgtgtgttttatggcttgtgtaaataaacttCTCATCCACCAAATATTCTACCCGAcctgtttcctgctgttgtcaaacactcacacacgcacacacacacagagaaagtggaTGGGTTCCAGATGTGGAGAATATAGCTGCACCTTCTCTTAgaccagtgttttattttctgtatgtcGGCCTGGAACAATGTTCCCTCCACATGTTTTAGGTTTTcctttttcatgttttcctttttcatgttttccacACGATCCTAACTAAAAGACCCTGCTCTCTTTTTCATACCATTAATGAAACAGCTCAAGATCCTTTACTTTACGTCTGAACGATCACAAACTCCTGACGTGCACGaagccaacaaacaaacaacaatgcCATTTATAGAATCTCGTAAAATGAACCAAACAGAAAGGGGATCTAGCTACAGGCGGGTGATATTTGCTTCAGTGCTCTCACAGTAGTTAAATGAGAACTTCTCTTGGGATTTTTTGAGGTTGAATATCTCGTAAATTCTGGAGAACGAGCCACCCCTCAAGTGCATTTCACAGACACGCTCTGGGGACGCAGATCTGAGCACGTGCACAGCCGATGTAGGATACGCGAGGCAGCGATGATTCAAACACGTGGTTAAAAACAAGTAGATCTCCGGCTCTGAAGCCACACGCAGGCCTCTGACTTGATTATAACAGCACCCCCTGCTGCATATCTGCTCCAGACGCATTGCCACTGTGCTAAATCCACAACTGGACGACTCGTCTATGCTCAGTGTCAACTAGTGGTCTGAACAAGGCGTGAGTCTCAATCAGAATGAAGTGTGTTGCCTCCATGTTGCAGCCACACAACTGTTCAGATTAAATTTTTTAACCTTTGGGGGCCGCAGGGGAGCACGGACCAATCCCAGCTGAGGGTGGGCGAGAGGAAGGGTACACCCTGAACAGGTCACCAGCTGAACACAAGGCCAACAACCATTCAGACTCACATTCACGGTCCAAACAACAGGAAGCCACGCAGACCAGGGGAGAACATGAACACTCCACAGGCAAAGACCCCAGCTGAACCCGAGATTCAAACCATGAACCTTCTTTCTGCAATTCAACAGTGCTGACCACTTCACCACCGTGCCATCCCCAGATTCAACAGTCCAGGGATTCAGATTTCCAAAAGagttcctctcttcctcctcccttcccttcTCTCCGCTCCTTCCACCATTAGCCAGAGACTATGAGATAATCTAATAGTCGGGAGTCATGGTCCAGGATTAAAGACATTAAATGACATTAACCATTTATATGCTCAtcgctcttctctctctctctcaatctgttCTTCAAATaaacctctctccctccctcttgtcATCTTTCTCTCCAACACcactgatgttgtgtgtgtttctactaTCATGTGAATATATCAGTTGGTGATGTAATGGGTACTTCCTGTGTCTAGTGCGGTTTTCAGATGACGCTAATGTGAAAAAGAACCTTGATAAAGATTTGTATTCACCTCAGCCTCAGCCCACAGTTTCCCTGTGCACAACTCATCCTTCGCAATGAGTCCTCAGGGTGTCTACAGCTGTTTTCAAAACCAAACCTGCACACAGAAGTGAAAATAGACTTCCAGACTTTAACCACCACGAGTTCTCGTTAGGCTTATTGGCCACTTATCGTTAAACTTGCATTTCCCCGCGTTCATAAACGAACTAGCGGGAAAGGCTTTCGTTTAATGTGTTAACTTAACTGCAGGTGGCCGGAGAAAATCTGAAAGCTATCCAATCTGAATTTTAGACATTTCCAGACTCTTTAAAGACCGTGACTAAAATTAAATGAAGCGTTGCAGGCAGATTATTCAGTGTTGTGATGCAGACTTGAACCTGCACCATTGAAACACACGTCATTTTATTGCAATTCGACAGGAATGTAATTTCCTGCAATAATTGCCCATAGTTCCCCAACGTATCCTACTCAATGGCTGTGTGACTCACTAATAAACAATTACAATCCAAACATCAGGAGCATATCAGCGCTAACCGAGTTTACTCAACATATTTGATTAGTTTATTAATTAACCCTGTCTAGTTAATGAGGTAATCTGTTCTCTTCTTGTGTTGTGATTGGgtcagaggaaggaaggagctgatgtgtgtgtgtgtaagatttgTATTTGACAGTGTGCAGATTGCGCTGCTGTTTCCAGAAAGTGGCACCATAATAATAAAGGCTGGAGGGACTGTAGaacaggagaaacaggagaaaggATGAAAAATTTGAAAGAATCGAACATTAAACTATTTCAGGTTTTAAAACGGGCAGAATGGAATAATCTATTATCTCCTCATGCAAACATCACAATGGAGtttggtgtccatgtaaatgGATATGAAATAAAATCCAATTGATGAACTGGTTTAAATATAAGtcatcattttcatcatcataTTTATCCTCATGGTTACAGCTGTGCTTTGCGTTTAACAAAAAATAACTTGCTTTTGCTCataattgtttaatttaataatttagtttttttccctgtaggttttcaaactaaagacaatataaaacattatgattattatttcaagccttcaataaaatacaactagtagataaaaaaaacaaatagggtataaatatcagtttcctgtaCAACACAACCTCTCTCATACTTCTACTTCCTACTTCTGCTCATCAATATATTTGAATCTAGTTTGGAACTACTTTATTACCAAGAGACGGGAAAGAAAACAGTTGCTCTTATCTTCTGTGTGCAGCCTACAGCTCCCAGGCAGGAGTTCAGAGGTCAGAAGAGAGGCTTGTGTTCAGGTCATCAGAAGGTCAACGAGCAGGAAGGCGTAGCTTTATGGGAAGTGGACAAGTCAGAACGAGAAGTAGTGTCACTCAGTGGTTGACTCTATTCACCGAAGGGAGTTCCACAGATTGAGCTGAGAACTGTGATTTCCAAAAACTCATCAGAGCCAAAATCAACCGAAGATCTTTGACATTtagaaatgagaaaaatatttCCGTATTTTACATTAATGCAGATGTTTGGGAACATAGAGCTGCGGCAAAATGAGTCATGTTTTCCATTGTGTTTGCAAGAATGGTCGAAACAAGAGAGCATTCTCCTAAACACACAACAAGCATGTTATCTCGTCTGTCACATCCCTGCTAAGCCGATATAAGCCATGAGAAAGTTAGGTCTCTCCTCCTTTGTTGCAATGCTTTTCCAGCCTGACAACAGATTTCCATTTGAAAATTAACAACTCATCTCCTGCACGCTCTCTGTAATGAGGGAACATTCTTCTGGTAATAGCCTTTAAAACAGCTTCATTTGTCTGCGAGGCCTTTCTCACAGAAATCACAGTCACATTGTGTACATATTTCAAAACCACAAAATTGAAGGGTGAGGACCGTTCGGATTTATTTGaagagcttctctctcttcctcctcgaaatCTGAACAAGGGGCTTCAGTTGAGAGACCTCGGCTCAAATCTAAAACACCATATTGGGCAAAAAACTGGATAGTAAAGGTTTTAAGGGCTTGTATGTGGGATTCAAGgggatttttacatttattaagaGTCTCTGGTCATTTtgaaccaaaataacaggtgtTAAAGGTTCCTCGTATCACTTCTGCATTCGAACAAGCCTGGAGTCTGAAGTCGGTGACTAATAAAACCATAATGATATTTGACTCAGGAGATGCGTCAATGGAAAAAATTGACAGAATGTATTGTCGTGCACAATAAGAGATTAAAGAGATGTAATGGAAATAAAACCCCTCATTAGGTTCTCAACGTTTAGAAGGAGGTGTGGCTGCACAGGACAGGGAACCCCCCTGGGGTCGAAACACTGGTGGGGGTGGATAAGATCTAGAGAATGTCGAGAAtttgatgagatgagatgagtggACTCTCCTGGGCTTGAGAGACTggaggggacagagggaggaggacggtCACAGCGAATGTCTGAAATGATatttgacagagacagagagaagagcttTGATCAATGACAAGTATGGACACAGCCCATATAGACGATGATGACCGATCCCCACACTTGAACGAATGAAGAATATTTGTTTGGTTCAGTGACTTCAACtctagatgccactaaatcctgCTCAGTGAACTTTTAATGCAGGCTCTAGTGTCCTCCATTACCAGCTCAAATTAGGATCAATAACATTTGGATCTACAATGAGATGCTCTTGTGAAATGCAGCTGGAAGAGAGGGGTGACTGTAAGTGAATCTgtcagaaaagaaaagtcatCGTCCACATCTCCAGCAACTGCAGAGCCAGAGAAAGTGAGACGCGAGACGTGACTGATGATGTTGTCCAGCAGCTCAGTGGGATCTGGCAGCCATCAGGTACCGACTGAAGGACACTTGACTTTGGGCCACCCTGCTGCTCCAGTATCAGTATGACAGGGAAAGAGGAGACGGGGGAGGAGATTTGGTTGAGTGAGgaatgtctccctctctgctacTAGTGTAAACAGGGATTAGTTTCTTTGCTTAAAACGCATCTCAGTGGCTTCATCAGTCAGGACAGAAGGATTTCAAAAGAATCTATATCATATCTTGACCAAGACAGAAGCATTTTagacatagactgtaaataaaaagagcattacacaggaaacacattgGGATCAGGGGCAGAGAATCAAAGcgatggaaacaggaagtaaagttGGATAGACACACAAggaaggaggaaaaataaaacaggcaaAACAAATTCAAAGTGCAAAAAAATAACCGAACAGaaattcaaaacacatttgggacAATAAGTCAATTATGCCTCAACTATAAAGATATGAACTTTTTACAATGACTATAATTGATTTTGCACAAATAAGTTATTCATCTTCTTCTATTTATCACAAGGACGGGACTTTAGGGGCTCCTCACAATTCAGGATCAAATTGCTCAGGCTATCTTTAGGGTTACTTAAATGATTCTTGGGAACATTTGAGTTCCATCCACCCTCTGGAGGCCTGTTTAGCCTGATTCCCGACTCACTGACTGTTGCATAAAGCATGAATCAGACAGGAGAGAGGGCTGATCTCTCCCAAAACTCACGAAAACAGTTCCTCGGCAAACCGCAGCTCCCTCACTGTTACATCATCTCAACTCTCTTGGCTCATTCACATACAAACAGTGACACGGAAAGAGAGAATAACAGCGACGCGGAGGGAGGCAGTGAGAAAAGGATGGATGACCTGCGGAGGGATTTCCCCTTTGGTCAGAGGGAGTTTTGCCTGATGCGTAAACGTCCGGCGTCTCACACAGCAGTGTCTGGACATCTAATGTGGTTAAATATAGCAACACAGACGCTTTCCTCGATACACGCATGCTCTGAGCACGTGAGGCCCCGGCATTAATCACATATTCCATCGTTACCGCTCGGTTTACACAACTTGAAGATGTAATATTGTATGAGGCTGCAAACTTCAGGGGGGTCAAGTGATCTGCACCCTGAGCTTGACAGAGGAAACATAAGCATTGAGAGATACTAAAGTAACGACActtgcaagcacacacacactgttaccgCACTTAGCTTGGAAATGCATTTGACGGTACATTAGGCAGTTAAGTTGGCGGCCAAGTAAACAACATAA carries:
- the ptger2a gene encoding prostaglandin E receptor 2a (subtype EP2) codes for the protein MTQVRDPCHTKHYIDTAGSPLISAIMFAMGIFGNVAALVILEIRRRRETRSGGASRRALFHVLITVLVLTDLAGTCLVSPLVQLAYSRNTTMEGMTPESHSVCKYFGVSMTFFSLATLSLLFMMALERCFAIGYPYLYTRHVTNKCAYITIPSVFTLCMIFCLLPFAGFGSYVQYCPGTWCFIDMNPEHSQERLYATLYATIMFLLVLAIVACNGFVVYQLFKMYQRRKRNGGSVMGTIRSNNDRRVTSMAEEVEHLILLVFMTIIFIICTLPLVIRVYINSINPGTESHSKDLIALRFISVNSIIDPWVFILLSPSVLHFFWAKACRAPIGASRGSMCQPSISKTNTTNIELSHNTPDYTAPFQSVENR